A segment of the Corynebacterium resistens DSM 45100 genome:
CGCTGCCGGAGTTAAAACAGCTGTGGCCGCATGTGGTACCGCTTTCGGCGCCGATCACCTGCAAATGCTCCGGCGTTTCATGCTGGATGACAAGTTCTTCCGTGGCGAGATTATCTACACCTTTGATGGTGATGAAGCCGGGCAAAAAGCAGTTATGCGCGCGTTCGAGGGGGATCAGCAATTTACTGGACGCAGTTACGTCACGATCGCCCCGGGCGGAATGGACCCGTGTGATATTCGAATGGATAAGGGCGATGCCGCGGTACGCGAACTCGTGGCTTCCCGCATCCCGATGTTCGAATTCGTTATACGAGCGTTGTTGGAGGATTACGATACCGCCAGCGTGGATGGTCGCGTTCATGCTCTGCGGCGCATCGTGCCCGTACTAGCTGGTATTCGCGATGAAGCGATGCGTGATGAATACGCGCGCCAAGCCAGCGGATGGGTTGGTTGGGAAGACCCTGCCGATGTGGTGAATCAAGTGCGCGAAGAAGCGCGCAAGGGGCATGTTGAAAAGCCAAAACTAGAGTTGAAGAAGGGGGCTGCGCGTGAGGAGCGCCAGGCGTCGACCCCCGCCCCAGAACTTCGAGCCGTAGAAACGATGGAACGGCCGGACCCGAACGAAGACTACCTAGAAGGTCCGCGTGAGGTGCTGAAAATCGCCTTGCAAGAGCCGCAGCTAGCCGGGGAGATGTTTGACCTCATGCCTCCGGTGAGTTTTTCACATCCCACGTACATCGCGATTGCCCAAGCCATGGAGAAGGCCGGTGGGGCAGCGCAGGCAAAGGGCGGGGCAGCGTGGATCGACCATGTGGCCAGCTTGATAGGGGATGCGATGGGCGCCGCGGTGGTTTCAGAGCTGGCGGTTGAAGATATGCATTGCCAGGCCGGACGGTTGAAATATTACGCGGACGCAATCATGGCTCATATGCAGGAACGCTGGGTGGGCAATGAAATCGCTGAAATGAAATCTAAGATGCAGCGTATGCGCCCCGACCTACAACAGGAAGAGTACAAAGCGCTGTTCGCCGATCTGATGGCCCTAGAGAAATATCGGCGATCGCTCCAAGCCCGCGCGGCCGCGTATGGGGAATTGGATTTGTAACAGTCGCTACTTGCGTTTTTTAAATGGATTGGCCGGGCGGCCGGATTTACCACCAGTCTGCGGTGGGTCGATGCGGTCACGTGGATGAGCGGTATCGGCCTCCACGATGGTCTGTCCATCGTCCAAACTGTGCCTAGTGGAATTGGAGAGGTCACGAACCTCGTGCATCCGTGGGTCCGGATCCAAGCGGTTGGCTAGTGCCTTGCGGCTGGCACGGAGGGCGGCCTTGGTGACATCCGAGTTGACCGCTGTTTGGTAGCCGCGGCGGATTTGCTCGTAACGGCGGCGCCCTGCCTTGGTTCCCATGAGGTAGCCGGCGGCAGCTCCGACAACGAACTGAATCATTCGGGTGATCTCCTTGGTAGGTCTCGCTGTGTCCTTTCACTATACGGTACCGCTCGGCGCTACCAACCAAAGTCCCTAATGAGAACCGTTTTCTGTATTTGATTCTGTGCCACCATGGGAGCGTTGCTTGTCCGCTAATCCAAGGAGGAACTGTTGATGACTGCACAAAATGCGGTGGCTGACCAAACTGTTAAAGGCGTGATCGCCCGCGCTAAGGGAGAGCCCGTTGAGCTTGTCGACGTTGTGGTGCCCGCACCCGGTGACAATGACGTGATTGTAAAGATCCAAGCGTGCGGTGTGTGCCACACGGACCTCGCCTACCGCGATGGTGGCATCTCCGATGATTACCCATTCCTGCTTGGCCATGAAGCCGCTGGCGTAGTTGAGGCCGTGGGGGAGCGCGTTAGCCATGTGGAACCCGGCGACTACGTTGTGCTCAACTGGCGCGCAGTGTGCGGTGAATGTCGTGCCTGCCGCAAGGGCGAACCGAAGTACTGCTTCAACACTCACAACGCCAGCAAAAAGATGACCCTCGCGGAAGATGGCACTGAACTCGAAGCAGCCCTCGGAATTGGCGCCTTCATCGAAAAGACCATCGTTCACGAGGGCCAGTGCACCAAGGTCAACAATGCGGAGGATCCAGCTGTCGCAGGTCTGTTGGGGTGCGGCATCATGGCCGGCCTTGGTGCCACCATTAACACCGGTGAGGTCAAGAGGGGCGAATCGGTCGCCGTCATCGGCGTTGGCGGTGTAGGCATGGCCGCAGTCGCCGGAGCTTCGTTGGCTGGTGCCACGCCGGTCATTGCTATTGATGTTTCCGACGCCAAGCTGCAGCGCGCCAAGGAAGAATTCGGGGCGACCCACACTATTAACTCCAAGGATCTGAGTGATGATGAGCTGATCGAGAAGGTCCAAAAACTCACGGGCGGATTCGGTGTGGACGTAGTAGTAGATGCCGTCGGCGTACCCGCGACGTACAAACAGGCGTTCTACCTGCGCGACTTGGCAGGTCGCGTCGTTCTCGTGGGAGTGCCTACCCCGGATATGAAGCTGGAATTGCCCTTGCTGGACGTCTTTGGCCGCGGCGGTTCCCTGAAATCCTCTTGGTACGGCGACTGCCTGCCAGAGCGCGACTTCCCTATGTATGTCGATCTTCACCTCGAGGGACGTTTCCCCTTGGATCGCTTCGTCGATGAGCGCATTGAGCTCGAAGGCGTGGAGCAAGCATTCGAGACCATGAAGGCTGGCAAGGTTCTGCGTTCTGTCGTGGAGTTCAAAGCGGAATAAACCTCGCCCCGCCCACGTTGAACTCACACGAAGAAAGGCAATTACGCGATGAGTAACACAACCGATTTCACCACTTCAGGTGCCAGCGCCACCGGCTTGCGTATTGAGCGGGTAGTAACCAGCGGTGTATTCGCCCTCGACGGTGGTGAATGGGACGTTGATAACAACATTTGGATCCTCGGCGATGATTCCGAATGCTATGTCATCGACGCAGCCCACAACGCCCAGCCAATCATCGACGCAGTCGGTGATCGCAAGGTCAAGGGCATCATTTGTTCTCATGCTCACAACGATCACATCACGGTCGCTCCCGAGCTCTCCGAGAAACTCGATGCTCCCATTTTCTGCCACCCTGGCGACAAGATGTTGTGGGATGAGACCCACCCAGAGGTCACTCCGCACGATCTCGCCGATGGCCAGAAATTCGCCGTCTCGGGCACCGAGCTCAAAGTCATTAACACCCCTGGGCACTCCCCAGGATCGTGTTCTTTCTACCTGCCCGAGGCCAAGGTTCTTTTCAGCGGCGATACTTTGTTCGCCGGTGGACCTGGTGCCACAGGCCGTTCTTACAGTGATTTCGATACGATCATCGGCTCCATCCGTGGCAGCTTGCTCACCTTGCCGGCAGAAACCGAGGTCTACACGGGCCATGGCGATGCCACCAGCATTGGTGATGAAGCCCCTCACCTCGAAGAGTGGATTAAACGCGGATATTAAAACCAAGGCGGTGGGCATTATCCCCACCGCCTGCCCAGCACCCCGGACATTCTCATGATTTCAGCATCTACCAGTTCACCCGACACGCTCGACCTGTCCATCACCGGCATGACGTGCGCCGCATGCGCGAACCGCATCGAGCGCAAGCTCAACAAGATGGACGGCATTTCCGCCACCGTGAATTACGCCACGGAGAAGGCACACATCCAGTCCGCGGACGGTAGTTCAGCAGCTTTACCAGACGCCCAAGAATTCATCGACCTTGTTGACTCCATGGGTTACGGAGCCCAAGTGGATCGGCCTGCGAGTGCTGCTGAAGATGCTGAGACAGAGGACGACGGGGCGCCTGACCAGGAGTTGCACACGCTGCGCCAACGTGTAGTGATTAGCGCGTGGTTAGCGGTGCCGGTGATCGCTCTAGCGATGGTGCCCGCGTTGCAGTTTAAGCACTGGCAGTGGCTATCGCTGACTCTGGCCGCCCCCGTGATTGTGTGGGGTGGATGGCCATTTCACCGCGCCACGTGGAAGAACCTTAAGCAAAGCGCGTTCACGATGGATTCGCTGATCACGATCGGAACGCTGTCGGCTTTTGCGTGGTCGTTGTATGCGCTGTTTTTCGGAAGCGCAGGGATGCCCGGAATGCGCCATTCGTGGGTGCTGTTCGGGCCAGATGCGGGCAGTACGCACGGTGGCCCGGCGGGGGATATCTACCTGGAGGTCGGCGCGGGAGTGATCCTCTTCGTGTTGGCGGGGCGGTATTTCGAGAAGCGCGCTAAGCACCGGGCGGGAAGTGCACTGCGGGCTCTTACCCAGCTGGGTGCGCGCGAGGTGACGGTGTGCGAATGGGAGAGTGCTGGGGAGGTTGGTGCTGGCGCCGGTTCCGTCGTTCCCCGTTCCGAGCGCACCCTGCCCATTGATCAGCTACAGGTGGGGCAGTACTTCGTAGTGCGCCCAGGGGAGAAAATCGCGACGGACGGAGTGGTTGTCGATGGGCACTCGGCGATCGATGCGTCCATGCTGACGGGTGAATCCGTTCCGGTGGAAGTGCACGCGGGGGATCGCGTGACGGGCGCGACAATCAACACTTCCGGCCGTCTGGTCGTGCGGGCGGAAAAGGTGGGGGCCGATACCCAGCTTGCTCACATGGCCAAGCTTGTGGAAGAAGCGCAATCCGGCAAAGCACCCGTGCAGCGCTTGGCGGACAAGATTTCGGGCGTGTTCGTCCCCATCGTCATCACCATCGCGGTGGCAGTTTTCGTGGGCTGGTGGCTGGCCACTGGAGACATTGCACGCGGTTTCGCTACGGCGGTTGCGGTATTGATCGTTGCATGTCCGTGTGCGCTGGGCCTTGCCACACCCACGGCGTTGTTGGTCGGTACCGGTCGGGGAGCACGCGAGGGCATCTTGATTAAGGGGCCCGAAATCTTGGAGTCCGCCCGCGGTGTGGATACCGCCGTGCTGGACAAGACGGGCACTGTGACCACAGGCGAGATGACAGTCACTGCAGTCAACTCCGAACCTGGATGGGCGGATGCAGAGGTCTTACGCTTGGCCGCCGCGGTGGAGGCCGGTTCCGAGCATCCTATTGGTCGTGCGATTGTGGACGCTGCCGGGGAGCAGCGGGGCGTCGAAACAAAGGAAACAGGAGAAAAAGTAAAACGTTTCCGCAGCATCGCTGGGCGTGGCGTGGAGGCAACGGTTGACGGGCGCATGGTGCAGGTTGGCCGTGGGTTCATCGAGGCTTCGAGTGAGCTGATTCCGGTGATTGTTGACGGAAAGCTCGCAGGTTCCATCGAGGTGCGTGATGGTGTGAAACCCACGAGCGCGGCTGCTGTCGCGGATTTGAAGCGGATGGGGCTGCGGCCGATTTTGCTGACTGGTGACGCCGAGGCAGTCGCGCGCCGGGTAGCCACGGAGGTTGGCATTGATGCGGCAGATGTGATTGCGGAGGTCATGCCCGAGGACAAGGTGGCCAAGGTGCGCAGCTTGCAGGAACGCGAGGCTGTGGTCGCGATGATTGGCGATGGGGTCAATGATGCGGCGGCTTTGGCTCAAGCGGATTTGGGCATCGCGATGGGGTCGGGAACGGATGCAGCTATCGAGGCTGCGGACATTACATTGGTGCGCGCGGAGTTGCCCGCGGTGGTTGATGCAATCCAGTTGTCGCGCCGTACTTTGCGTACGATCAAGGGCAACCTGTTTTGGGCTTTCGCTTACAACGTGGCTGCGATTCCACTTGCGGCAGCTGGATTGCTGAATCCAATGCTGGCTGGGGCTGCGATGGCCCTTTCTAGTGTGTTTGTTGTTAGCAACAGTCTGAGACTGCGAGGACGGAGTTAAGTAGGCGGCTACTTTGCTGCCGTCGCCATGATTGGCCAACACTTTGGTACCTGCTCGGATGAGTGGTGAAGCATTACCGTAGGGTGCATCGCGGGTTAAGCGACAAAATGTGTGTCCGGAATCGTTGATTTTCATGCTCTGAACTCCGCGTTTGCGGAAAATATATGCTCCAAAAGCATATATTGGCCCTCTCTTGCGAAAATCCCCGGTGTGGCTGCCATGGTGTGCTACGGAGCGGTGGTTCGGTTGCCCAATGCCAAAGAACCGACCACGCTGCCATTGTGGCGGCGATATGAAACGAAACGGCACCACCAGCAACGGGACGACCCGGTGGCGGTGCAAAATCTGCGGTGCTTCACTGACCAAGCAGCGCAGCGATATCACCAACGCAGCCCTATTTCGTGCGTTCATCCAGCACCTGACCGCCGGGACCAGTCTTGCGGCGATCGCCGGCAACATGAGCTGCTCGACACGTACGCTGCAGCGCAAATTCGATGCCTTTTGGCTGGTTGACGTGCCTGACCCGACCATCGGCCATACAGGCAGGGTCTACGACCAGATCTTCATCGACGGCACCTACACCGCAGGTGGCTGTCTGATCGTGGCGGCAACGCTCGACCACGTCATCGCCTGGCACTGGTGCAAACAAGAAACCACACACGACTACAAGCGCCTGCTCGAGCGCATCGAAGCACCGTTGATCGCTGTGATCGACGGTGGCCGAGGAGCCACAAGCGCAATTAAAACGTGCTGGCCAAACACCAAAATCCAACGCTGCCTCGTGCACGCCCAACGCAGAGTACGCCGCTACACCACCTCACGACCACGCACTGATGCTGGCCGCACCATCTACCGACTCGCGCTGAAACTCACCCGCATCACCACCCTGGACGAGGCTGCACAATGGGGTGCACAACTGCAAGAGTTTCACACGCTCTACAAGGATTGGCTCAACGAAAAGACACAGGTCAAAGACCCGAAAACAGCAAAAGACACACTCGTGTGGACCCATGTCAACGTGCGCAAGGCCTACAACAGTCTCAACCACCTGTGGCGCAATGACCTGCTGTTTGTCTACCTCAAGCCCCCGAAAGGTGTGCTCGAGCCGCACCGGATCAAATCCACCACCAACAGTCTTGAAGGCGGCATCAACGCCCAGCTGAAGCTCCTTGCAAGAACTCATCGCGGCAGACGCGGTGAGCACCAACGCAAAATGCTGGATTGGTGGCTGTATCTGAAAACGGAACTGCCTGGCGATCCAATAGAAATCGCCAGACAGTCCAACTGGGGCCAGAACCAACTCGCCAAAGTTACAACCCTGACCCGAAACGAGAACCAAGCCGACTATGAAACAGGACAACCAGCCCTCTACGACAACGGTATCGATACCGAGTACACACACTCAATCGGCATCCAAAAAGGCCACATCTAACCCCGCGACACGCCGATAGCAGACACACATTTTGTCGCTTAACCCTGCATCGCTGACCTATTGAAAACGACAAAACCCCTCGAGGGCTGCTATGCAGCTCCCGAGGGGCCGAAAACCTTGCTCCCCCAACTGGGCTCGAACCAGTGACCCTTCGATTAACAGTCGAATGCTCTGCCAACTGAGCTATGGGGGAATAGCTTGTGCTTTACCAGCGCGGTGCGCTGTGCAACGAGTCCATACTCTATATCGCTTTTGTGTGAACTTACAAATCAGCATGTCAGAGCGGTAATTGGCGATTGTGGTGGAAATCCAGGTTGATGCTGCCGCTCCTATTGAGGGAGTGGATTACAGGCGTGGGATGTTGGTGTGGTTGAATCTTTTAGTGCTGGGGCTATAGCTCAGTCGGTTAGAGCCGCGGACTCATAATCCGCTGGTCGCGGGTTCGAGCCCCGCTGGCCCCACCAGCGGTTAACCCCAGTTCCCCCGTGGAGCTGGGGTTTCGTCGTTTGCTCCGGTTGTGGGTGTGCGGATCAGGGTAGCTCTGGAGCGTGCCCGCGCGGTAGAGTGAGTGCTTTGTGAGGGGCCACGGCTGCGTGCGCCCAAGTGGCCCCATGGTGCGCAGGTTGAAACTTTCGGGTACCACCTGCTTGATTCCCGAAAAGGAGCTCTAGGATGACGAATAACCGAGCCACAGATCCTCGCCGGAATAGTCGAGCTTCCCGATTGCGCAAACTTGAACGTAACCAGATTCCCACGGTGACTTCGCGTGGGGACGAGGTGGCGTCGTTAAAAAAGAACCCGAATGCTGCCACCCCAAAGCGACCAACGGTGCCCGGTGCCCGCAAAGTGAGCTTGTCCCGGCTGACCCGATCCCCGAAGAAAACGAAGCCGGGCCTGACCGTTCCGGTGCAGCGCGCGGTCGATCATTGTCGCGTGATCGTCGATGGCGAAGCCAAGGCGGGTGAGTACACGATGCTCGCGGCGAGGCGGGAAGTGGAAGAGATGGGGCGCGGTTTTGTGTGGCTCAGCCTCAACCAACCCGACGAATTCCAGATGGACCGGGTGGCTGAAGAGTTTGATATTCACCCGCTGATCGTGGAGGACGTCATTGTGGCACACCAACGCCCCAAGATTGAACGCTACGATGACCAGCTGTTTTTCGTGGTGCGTGACGTGCACTACGTGGAAGAAGAGCAAGTCACCAACACCCGCGAAATCATTAGCACGGGTGAGGTGCAAATGATCATCGGGCACGATTTCATCGTCACGATTCGCCACAACTCTGAGCCCATCGAGCCACTGCAATACCTCGCGAGTGAACCCGAGCTACGCGACATGGGGCCGATCGCGTTGGCATGGAAAGTCGCGGACCTCATGGTGGACGAATACGCCCGCATCGCGCAGTTGCTCGGCGAAGAAGTGGACCTTCTAGAAGAAGAGGTATTCACCCCCGGTCGCCCCATCGATATCGAGCACATCTACATGTACAAGCGAGAAATCGTGGAAATGCGCCACGCAACGGAGCCACTGATTCCGGCGCTCAAGGCGCTTTCGACCGACCATAAGGACAAGGTCAACAAGCTATTGCGCAGCTACTTCCGCGATGCGCTGGATCACGCCATTACCGCCACCCAACGTATTGAAGGGTTTGATTCCCGGCTGACATCGCTGATCGACGCTTCCGTTGCGAAGATCACCCTGCAGCAGAACCAAGATATGCGTACGATCTCCGCAGTAGTCGGGATGGCTGCGGTGCCTACACTTATCGCCGGTATCTATGGCATGAATTTCGATAACATGCCTGAGCTGCATATGCAGTATGGCTACCCTCTGACACTGCTGGGCATTCTGCTTGCTGTGCTGTTGATGTATGCCTGGTTCAAGAAGAACCACTGGCTATAGGCGCGAGCTGCAGGCACCGGCACTGGCACACTGGGGTGCATGGCTGACCAAGTTTTCACCAAGCACAACACTGGACGTACCGCCGAATGGGAAGTCGCGGGCTTTGAAGTGGCTGGGTGACGGCTACCAAGGCCCCAATGAGTCTTTGATGCCGCTTCCGCTGCAATCCCACGACAGTTGGGGTGCCTTCTACAGCTCTGTGATCGTTCACCCCCTAGCCGAGCATGCTCTTTCTGCGGGTTCCCTTTCTTCCGACGACGCCACGCTGATCACCGAATTGTGTCACCGGTTGGACTCCGGGGAGTTCGATGATGGCACAGCACCTTCCCGCGTGCACGGGGATCTGTGGTCCGGCAATGTGCTCTGGGACGATCAAGGTGCGATCCTCATCGACCCGTGTGCGCACGGCGGACACGGGTTCGCCGATGTTGCGGCTCTGGGAATCTTCGGTGCACCACACTTGGACGCGATCATTGGGGCTTATGCGGACGTACGCGACTTGAACACGTCTCAACCGGACTGGCAACGCACTTTGTGCCTCCACCGCCTGCATTTGCTGCTGTTGCACGTCGCCGTTTTTGGTAGCTCATACCGCTCACAAACAATGGCGGACGTGCGTGCGGCGTTGGCCCTGTAGAGGGGCTGGGATTCTAGAGGGCGCTAGCCTTCCAGCTCCGCCCAGATTCGCGCGTTAAAGCCATCCCAGCGATCCTTAGCCCAATCGCCGAATGCGGTATCGGTTAGCACGACCGCCCCGCGTTTCGTCGCACGATGCACCCACAGGAACGTACCGGACTGCCCGAAATGTCCAGCTACGTCCGCGGGCATTTCAGTGCTCAACCAGTGGGGAGCCTTGTGCCCGTGCAACTCAAAACCCAGCCCCCATGGGCAGGGTACGTGGCGGCCGTAACCGGGAACGATTCCCGCCAGCTCGTCTCCAAAAACTTCGAGTGCCTGTTCTAGGGTTTGCTCGCTCAGCAAGGTGGGCGTCAAAAATTCGGAAGCAAGCGTAGCCATCGATTGCAGATCGGAGCTGAAACCGTGGCCGGCGCTGCCTTCCACCGCGATGGAAATGCCGAGGGGTTCGCAGATCGCTTCCCGAATGTAGTCAGCGAAAGCAATCTCAGTGGCGCGCTCCAGCTGTGCGGCGAGGATTTCATAGCCAGCAGACGAATAAATGCGGCGTTGCCCTGCAGGTTTTTCCTGCTTGCGGTCTTTGAAGCTCACGCCCGAGGAATGCGCCAGCAGCTCGCGGATGGTTGGAGCCGGCTCGCCTTCCAGCAGCTCCAACAGGTCAGCATCGACCCTATCGTCGAGCTCGAAGGCTCCTTCTTCTGCTGCGATCAGCACAGCATAAGCCGTGATGAGCTTGCTCACGCTGGCGAGGGCGAAACTGTCGGCCTCGGAGCAATTTTTAAGTTCGGTGGTGAAATGGCCCGGCGCTTCACCGGCACCGAGCACCGCTACCGCAGCCTTGCCCACTGGCCAGTCATGAATTTCTTGCAGAATCGCGCTGAGGCCACTCATCAGCTAGTTTCTCCCTTGCCTTCCACGAGCTCTACCAAATCGCCGACTGTGGAGGCCTGCAGAATATCTGCCTCCTCAATTCGCACGCCGAAACGTTCTTCCAGCCGCACCGCAGTATCCACCTTCGACAGGGAGTCCACATTTAGATCCTCGTCCAGTCGCGAGCGCTCGCCGATCTCCTCCCGCTCAATCCCGGTCGTCGCTTCGAGAATGCGGGCTACCTCAGCGAAAAAATCCCTTACGGCGCCATCGTCTTGCGGTTCTTCTTGTGCCGACGCCGCGCTCGCCCCAGCTACGTTTCCCCCTAGGCTGGCGGCAAGTTTGCGCTTGGCCTCCTCAGAAATTCCGCTGGTGGGGCCTTGCGAAGTGGACATGCATTCTCCTTCAACCCGGTTGGGGTGCATTAGAGTATTTGAGTCAAATATGTGCACTTATCTTAGCAAGGAGTCAAGGTG
Coding sequences within it:
- the dnaG gene encoding DNA primase encodes the protein MAQGRIPQADIEAIRERTPIEEVVGEYVQLKPAGVDSLKGLSPFKDEKTPSFHVRPNKGYFHCFSSGEGGDVFSFLMKMEHVTFPEAVEQCAERIGYQIRYEGGGPGKREEPGNRQRLVAANKAAHEFYREQFHSDIEGAEVAREFLLERGFQMEHADYFGCGFAPAGWDTLTKHLLRKGFNFKELEAAGLSRMGQKGPIDRFHRRLLWPIKNVAGDVIGFGARKLFDDDKLGKYMNTPETLLYKKSKVLFGIDHAKRNIASSHQAVVVEGYTDVMAMHAAGVKTAVAACGTAFGADHLQMLRRFMLDDKFFRGEIIYTFDGDEAGQKAVMRAFEGDQQFTGRSYVTIAPGGMDPCDIRMDKGDAAVRELVASRIPMFEFVIRALLEDYDTASVDGRVHALRRIVPVLAGIRDEAMRDEYARQASGWVGWEDPADVVNQVREEARKGHVEKPKLELKKGAAREERQASTPAPELRAVETMERPDPNEDYLEGPREVLKIALQEPQLAGEMFDLMPPVSFSHPTYIAIAQAMEKAGGAAQAKGGAAWIDHVASLIGDAMGAAVVSELAVEDMHCQAGRLKYYADAIMAHMQERWVGNEIAEMKSKMQRMRPDLQQEEYKALFADLMALEKYRRSLQARAAAYGELDL
- a CDS encoding S-(hydroxymethyl)mycothiol dehydrogenase; this encodes MTAQNAVADQTVKGVIARAKGEPVELVDVVVPAPGDNDVIVKIQACGVCHTDLAYRDGGISDDYPFLLGHEAAGVVEAVGERVSHVEPGDYVVLNWRAVCGECRACRKGEPKYCFNTHNASKKMTLAEDGTELEAALGIGAFIEKTIVHEGQCTKVNNAEDPAVAGLLGCGIMAGLGATINTGEVKRGESVAVIGVGGVGMAAVAGASLAGATPVIAIDVSDAKLQRAKEEFGATHTINSKDLSDDELIEKVQKLTGGFGVDVVVDAVGVPATYKQAFYLRDLAGRVVLVGVPTPDMKLELPLLDVFGRGGSLKSSWYGDCLPERDFPMYVDLHLEGRFPLDRFVDERIELEGVEQAFETMKAGKVLRSVVEFKAE
- a CDS encoding MBL fold metallo-hydrolase, with the protein product MSNTTDFTTSGASATGLRIERVVTSGVFALDGGEWDVDNNIWILGDDSECYVIDAAHNAQPIIDAVGDRKVKGIICSHAHNDHITVAPELSEKLDAPIFCHPGDKMLWDETHPEVTPHDLADGQKFAVSGTELKVINTPGHSPGSCSFYLPEAKVLFSGDTLFAGGPGATGRSYSDFDTIIGSIRGSLLTLPAETEVYTGHGDATSIGDEAPHLEEWIKRGY
- a CDS encoding heavy metal translocating P-type ATPase translates to MISASTSSPDTLDLSITGMTCAACANRIERKLNKMDGISATVNYATEKAHIQSADGSSAALPDAQEFIDLVDSMGYGAQVDRPASAAEDAETEDDGAPDQELHTLRQRVVISAWLAVPVIALAMVPALQFKHWQWLSLTLAAPVIVWGGWPFHRATWKNLKQSAFTMDSLITIGTLSAFAWSLYALFFGSAGMPGMRHSWVLFGPDAGSTHGGPAGDIYLEVGAGVILFVLAGRYFEKRAKHRAGSALRALTQLGAREVTVCEWESAGEVGAGAGSVVPRSERTLPIDQLQVGQYFVVRPGEKIATDGVVVDGHSAIDASMLTGESVPVEVHAGDRVTGATINTSGRLVVRAEKVGADTQLAHMAKLVEEAQSGKAPVQRLADKISGVFVPIVITIAVAVFVGWWLATGDIARGFATAVAVLIVACPCALGLATPTALLVGTGRGAREGILIKGPEILESARGVDTAVLDKTGTVTTGEMTVTAVNSEPGWADAEVLRLAAAVEAGSEHPIGRAIVDAAGEQRGVETKETGEKVKRFRSIAGRGVEATVDGRMVQVGRGFIEASSELIPVIVDGKLAGSIEVRDGVKPTSAAAVADLKRMGLRPILLTGDAEAVARRVATEVGIDAADVIAEVMPEDKVAKVRSLQEREAVVAMIGDGVNDAAALAQADLGIAMGSGTDAAIEAADITLVRAELPAVVDAIQLSRRTLRTIKGNLFWAFAYNVAAIPLAAAGLLNPMLAGAAMALSSVFVVSNSLRLRGRS
- a CDS encoding IS256-like element ISCre1 family transposase codes for the protein MPKNRPRCHCGGDMKRNGTTSNGTTRWRCKICGASLTKQRSDITNAALFRAFIQHLTAGTSLAAIAGNMSCSTRTLQRKFDAFWLVDVPDPTIGHTGRVYDQIFIDGTYTAGGCLIVAATLDHVIAWHWCKQETTHDYKRLLERIEAPLIAVIDGGRGATSAIKTCWPNTKIQRCLVHAQRRVRRYTTSRPRTDAGRTIYRLALKLTRITTLDEAAQWGAQLQEFHTLYKDWLNEKTQVKDPKTAKDTLVWTHVNVRKAYNSLNHLWRNDLLFVYLKPPKGVLEPHRIKSTTNSLEGGINAQLKLLARTHRGRRGEHQRKMLDWWLYLKTELPGDPIEIARQSNWGQNQLAKVTTLTRNENQADYETGQPALYDNGIDTEYTHSIGIQKGHI
- a CDS encoding magnesium and cobalt transport protein CorA — translated: MTNNRATDPRRNSRASRLRKLERNQIPTVTSRGDEVASLKKNPNAATPKRPTVPGARKVSLSRLTRSPKKTKPGLTVPVQRAVDHCRVIVDGEAKAGEYTMLAARREVEEMGRGFVWLSLNQPDEFQMDRVAEEFDIHPLIVEDVIVAHQRPKIERYDDQLFFVVRDVHYVEEEQVTNTREIISTGEVQMIIGHDFIVTIRHNSEPIEPLQYLASEPELRDMGPIALAWKVADLMVDEYARIAQLLGEEVDLLEEEVFTPGRPIDIEHIYMYKREIVEMRHATEPLIPALKALSTDHKDKVNKLLRSYFRDALDHAITATQRIEGFDSRLTSLIDASVAKITLQQNQDMRTISAVVGMAAVPTLIAGIYGMNFDNMPELHMQYGYPLTLLGILLAVLLMYAWFKKNHWL
- a CDS encoding fructosamine kinase family protein; the protein is MPGSRRTTGYRRELQAPALAHWGAWLTKFSPSTTLDVPPNGKSRALKWLGDGYQGPNESLMPLPLQSHDSWGAFYSSVIVHPLAEHALSAGSLSSDDATLITELCHRLDSGEFDDGTAPSRVHGDLWSGNVLWDDQGAILIDPCAHGGHGFADVAALGIFGAPHLDAIIGAYADVRDLNTSQPDWQRTLCLHRLHLLLLHVAVFGSSYRSQTMADVRAALAL
- a CDS encoding serine hydrolase domain-containing protein produces the protein MSGLSAILQEIHDWPVGKAAVAVLGAGEAPGHFTTELKNCSEADSFALASVSKLITAYAVLIAAEEGAFELDDRVDADLLELLEGEPAPTIRELLAHSSGVSFKDRKQEKPAGQRRIYSSAGYEILAAQLERATEIAFADYIREAICEPLGISIAVEGSAGHGFSSDLQSMATLASEFLTPTLLSEQTLEQALEVFGDELAGIVPGYGRHVPCPWGLGFELHGHKAPHWLSTEMPADVAGHFGQSGTFLWVHRATKRGAVVLTDTAFGDWAKDRWDGFNARIWAELEG
- a CDS encoding acyl carrier protein; translation: MSTSQGPTSGISEEAKRKLAASLGGNVAGASAASAQEEPQDDGAVRDFFAEVARILEATTGIEREEIGERSRLDEDLNVDSLSKVDTAVRLEERFGVRIEEADILQASTVGDLVELVEGKGETS